The Euphorbia lathyris chromosome 8, ddEupLath1.1, whole genome shotgun sequence genome has a window encoding:
- the LOC136201923 gene encoding leucine-rich repeat extensin-like protein 6: protein MEKTWLLLTSLLLFLTLQKAYPFGVGAGVGVGIGNAGTSGGVGVWIGGGINSPNPSSPSSNLNDAYTALQAWKSAISDDPLKILGTWVGTDVCSYKGVFCSPSDQIVVGIDLNHGNLQGNLVKELSLLTDMTLLHLNSNRFSGTIPDTFKDLISLQELDLSNNKFSGPFPSITLYIPKLVYLDLRFNTFSGPIPDEVFNKRLDAIFLNNNQFDSQIPQNLGNSPASVINLANNKLTGSLPANFGPMSSKLKEILILNNQLTGCIPQGIGLFSEMQVFDISQNSLMGRLPDTISCLKQIEVLNLAHNKLSGELPELVCDLRSLVNLTAAYNFFSGFSQDCAKLLIRNVGFDISLNCIPGRDMQRPQPECSGVPGGGLSCLRIPTVQPLVCGSIGVGVGIDVDLGPSSSP, encoded by the coding sequence ATGGAGAAAACTTGGCTTCTTCTAACTTCTCTCTTACTCTTCCTAACACTACAAAAAGCATACCCATTTGGTGTAGGCGCTGGTGTCGGTGTCGGCATAGGCAATGCAGGCACCTCCGGCGGCGTTGGCGTCTGGATTGGCGGTGGAATCAACTCCCCAAACCCCTCTTCCCCCTCTTCCAATCTCAACGATGCTTACACTGCTTTACAGGCATGGAAATCTGCAATTTCAGACGACCCATTGAAGATTTTGGGGACTTGGGTAGGCACTGATGTCTGTTCTTACAAAGGGGTTTTCTGCTCTCCCTCTGATCAAATTGTTGTTGGGATAGATCTCAATCATGGAAATCTTCAAGGTAATCTAGTAAAGGAACTATCTTTACTCACTGATATGACTCTTCTTCATCTCAATAGCAACAGATTTTCAGGCACAATTCCTGATACTTTCAAAGACCTCATTTCTCTCCAAGAATTAGACCTCAGCAACAACAAATTTTCAGGTCCTTTTCCATCCATTACTCTCTACATTCCTAAACTTGTTTACTTAGACCTTAGATTCAATACCTTTTCAGGACCCATTCCTGATGAGGTTTTCAACAAGAGATTAGATGCAATTTTCCTTAACAATAACCAGTTTGACTCCCAAATCCCTCAAAATTTGGGGAATTCTCCTGCTTCTGTCATCAATTTAGCTAATAACAAGTTAACAGGATCCCTCCCAGCTAATTTTGGTCCAATGAGTTCAAAATTGAAGGAGATTTTGATTCTTAACAATCAATTAACAGGCTGCATTCCTCAAGGAATTGGGTTATTTTCAGAAATGCAAGTGTTTGATATAAGTCAAAATTCACTTATGGGTCGTTTGCCAGACACAATCTCTTGTTTAAAACAGATTGAAGTTCTAAACTTGGCACACAATAAGCTATCTGGGGAGCTGCCGGAGTTGGTTTGTGATCTGAGGAGTTTGGTGAATTTGACAGCTGCTTATAATTTCTTTTCTGGGTTTAGTCAAGATTGTGCTAAATTGTTGATTAGGAATGTGGGTTTTGATATATCGTTGAATTGTATTCCGGGGAGAGATATGCAAAGGCCTCAACCGGAGTGCTCGGGTGTTCCCGGAGGGGGATTGAGTTGTCTGAGAATTCCGACGGTGCAGCCTCTTGTTTGTGGGTCAATTGGGGTTGGGGTGGGAATTGATGTTGATCTAGGACCATCATCATCTCCCTGA